The following DNA comes from Pseudoalteromonas aliena SW19.
ACAGAATGGAGAATATAAAGGCCTTCTTTTTGATCTAACATGTAAAAGGCAGATATGTAATTTAATGGATTTATATCCTTATTAAAAGAAACTGTTCCTTTAATTGCATACTTTTCACCAATTTTTTCAATTGTGATATTTTCGATATTATTTACAGCCCTAGCTGCTGAAAGGGGCAATAAGTATCTATTATTTGTTATGTCTCCAATAAATCCTTTTAGTGGAGACATAACAGATGCATATATTGCTATTAGTATTAAAAATGTGAAGGTATATACAATACCATCCCCTGTTGAAGTTTCACTGTTTAAGCGGTATAGCTTTATCCCATTCCAAAGCACTAAAAAAATTCCCACTAAAATCATTACAAAAATAGAATAAACAAGTATAGCCACTATAAATTCTGGGCCACTAAATCCAACCCCTGTAACTTCACTCAAAAAAGGTCCAGCCACAAATGTGGCAACAGAGACCCCCAAAATAGTTGCTATATCAGCAAAAGTAGCTAATTTTGAAAGTGGTGATGCCTCTTCAAACTCTTTTATTACATTTTTCAATTTTTGTCCTTAATTCTATTAAACATATGCCAAATTCTGATATTTAAAGCTAACGAGCCTGTAGATTAACTCGTTTTTTTATTTATTTTTATTGATAAACAAACCATAGCTGAGTTCCTATTTTGATTCAATCGATTACTGTATTTTATGCAGAATATAAAGTGGGAGTTTGGTATTGTTTTAACTGGCGTTTTGGAAGGATTTACGGGTGTTTCAGTGGCTTTATTTTGGCTTGAAAGGGGTTGCCTCTCTTTAATGCATTGTGTTTTGTAGCTTTTCTATATTATGAACAAGGCAATACAATTGCCATTGCGCATTCACTTTCGCTTGACCCCGTAAGGTCAATTTATTCATCCCTTTATTCACTGTAATGTTCCCGAACACCGGCTCAATACAGCCGAGCCGTTTGCTGTATTGTCGTCGTCCGATTGGGCTGTCTATTTTAACTTTCATTTTATCGATATAGCTTAGCTTTTTGCGTGATTCATTATTTATAAACTGCACCTGTCGCCCCGTTTTAATGGGTGGCTTTCGCATGCATTGTTGTTGTAGTGGGCAGGTTTTACAGTCTCTTAAATAACCACAGAATCGCGTGTATTGCTGGTTATGGCTGTTTACATTGACCCCGCTTCGCCACATGGTATTGCCAGCAGGGCAGCGGCATGTTTGCGTTGCCTCATCATAATGAAAATCGTCTGAGGTAAATAATCGTGGCTTGCCTTTACTGCGTTTTAGTCGACGCTTTTCTTGCTCTGTTTCGTATGTTTCGCTGTCTTTAAACAGCGGATTTCGTTTTCTAAATTGGTTATCCGCAATGTAGGTATCGAACCCACTTTTCGCCATATATTCAAGGTTCACTTCGCTGTTAAACCCACTGTCTGCGGTGAATTTAAAATTTAATCGTGTACTCGTCTTTGGGTTTGTCAGTGTTTAATTTATCGAGCTGTTGTTTTAATTGCTTAACAGCTGGCTGTAGAGTTTGTTGCTCACCCACTGAGCCCCACGCTTGTGCTTGCAGGATGATTTGGTGTTTATCGTCATTAATCGCGATGCCGTTGTAGCCTTGAATTGTCCCTTTTGACGTGGTCATTTTCGCACTATCTGGATCAGTGATATTACTTTTAACAGGCTTGCCTTTACTGCCTATTTTTTCTTTGTGAGTGGCTAAGAACTCGGTAATTTTACCTGCACTTTTATCTAGCTTTTCTTTTTGTTTTAAATCCTGAGTTATCAATTCTTCGCCCAGCCCATCTTGTGATTGGTGGCGTTCAATAATACGTTTGCTTGCGCGTTCTAGTTTTGCTTTTTTGCGACCTAACTCATCGAATGTGCCACTCCACTCTTTACTCGCATTGGACTTTAATTTACACCCATCAATGGCAAACATGTTACGGCCTATCAAGCCTTCTTCATCACATATCATCAGCACTTGCGTAAAAAGCGGCTCAATCTGTTCATGCATTTTAGCCACAAAACCCGCTATAGATGTGTAATGCGGCTGGATATCACCCGACACACTCATAAATAAAATATTATGCTCGCAAGCCTTTGCAATCCGACGGCTACTGATCAAACCATGTGCATAGCCCAGTAAAATAATCTTTAGCATTACCGAAGGTGGATACGCCGCCGCGCCCGTTTTGTCATTGTTGTACCACGCGTCAAATCCCGATAAATCGAGTTTATTTTCGACAATATAACAAAGGGCATACTCAAAAGTGCCAGGCAGAATTTGCTCAGCGAAATTGATAGGAATGAATTTATTTTGACAGGATAAGTCAGGCTTGTAGTTAGCCATAACAGTTTACCGTGGGTGAATAATATCTATTAGATCACAGCGAACAGATGGATTCAAGGTTAAAAAGCAATCAATTTGAAATAGTAGAATACGTTCCTAAAAAGAGTAATTCTACAGCCTCAACGCCCGCAGCAACAGTGAAAGAAAGTGGCGACCGCTTTGCGGCTCTTTGCAAAGCGGGTGACGCTTACTGGAATCTGCTGCCTGCGTTTGTTAGCGAATACTTTCATAGACACTTGGAGCCTCCCAGGCCAAAACATTAACGCAGTAATTACAACCAACAATAAAGAATTCGATTAAGTCAGAATTGCTAGACGAAAGGAACCCCTTTCGGTTCCTCTCTTGATCAAGCCAGCCACTACAAGATATTTTGTATAGCCAGCCATTATTTGTTGAGCATGACGGCCAGAACTCAAGCAAGTCACCCTCATCTAAAACACGGAAGCCAGCAGGGCTATCAAAAGAAAGGTCAATCCGCTGGCCGTCAATCTGTACGGTAACCACTAAAGTCTCAATATCAAAATCAATATTGATAATTTCAATACTCTCATCCTGATCTAGGGGAGACTCAAGCGCCACACACTCCATCAACTTCTCCAATATAATTTCGTATCGCTAACGCCAGCATAAAGCGCGTGAGGAACGAACGTCGATTTTTATGCTTTTGTTAAGCATTTATTACGCCCTCAGATAATTTAAGCAATTCAGCTTGATCCGCTATTATTTTCCTATTTTCAACAGCCTCACTATATAACTCAACAAGGTTTATTATATCATCAGCGCTCATTAATCCCTGTTCTTTTGCAGACAGTACTGTTTCAATAATTTTATTAACGAGCAATTTAGACCTAATATTACTAACCCTTTCTATAAGAAAAAAAGCTTGCGCGTTACTAGGACTGCATTCAACTTCGTCCCAGAAGTGTTCCATAGCTTCGATAACCCCAAACTGTCGACGTTCGAAGCGCACTGAGGAAATATAAATATCGAGAATTAGATCCTTGCTGAATACACTTGTAATCCAAGGAGCCAATGCTAGCTCAATAAATTTCCGCCGCTTTGTCTTACTTAAATTTGTAATGAAGAGCGTTCGAGTGAGCTGCTGGACAATAGTTGAACCTCCAGATCGAGGCTTTATTTTAATTACACCCAATAGGCTTCTCGCAAGCGACTTATAACTAATACCAGAGTGGCTATAGAAGTCTTTATCTTCTATAAAAATGAGAAATTTCTTTATGTTCTTAGTAGAAACTTTAAGTCTATCAGTCTCGTAAACTGCTAATTTTGCACGATAAACAATGTACTCAATGTTTTCAGTTAATGGCAACCCTATAATCCGAGATATAAACTTGTAAAATAAAAGTCTCGATGTTTCATGCGTATCAAGCAAGGATGAACGATAGATCATCATTGCAAGGGCAGACCAAGTAAATCCCATTAACAAAATAAAGATAGAGTTAAATTCAGATGAGAAAACACTGGGGTTTTGTTTTATAAAGTAGGCACTTAAAAACAACACTACAGAGCTGGAAATAATGGAAATAATCCAGAATGGGTACGCAGCATATGTCAGCCACCCGGGAAACAACCTTAAGGCAAGGGGTTGATCCGCTCCTTCGACTCTCCAGTTGGGCAAAAGAAGCTGGATATTTCCGTAGCTTAATCCTAACATCCGCCTCAAAATAATGACTTTTCTTCCTGAAAATATTATTGCCCGCTGCCGGTCAGAAAAATACTTTAGACTGATGAAAGAAAAGCTACTAATTATAGATAATAGAATTAATGAAATAATATATGGGGGGATAATTCCATTAAAAACAGTAATTAGTTGACTTGATGAACCAACCAATAACGAACCTAATGCTGCAGATGAGACAAGCGTTACATTTGATGCATTTAGGAAAACTCGTTCTTCTGACTCTAGATTTTTAGCTGCAACCTTATACTCTTCCAAAGCTATATCGCGATCATCAAAATGGTAAGTAGGAAAATGCTGCCGCCACCCTTTTTTATAGTCTTCTTCGATCAACGTTCGATTTCCATTATATTGCTTAACAATTTTATAGTGCGCTCATCGCGCATATATCTGCCAATGTCACGCTCATGTATTCAATAATTCTTTTTTAACAAATAACTTAACACATTGCTATATATAATTTTTTATTAGCACTCAAACTCTCAATAAAAGACAAAATGCGCTCGTCGCTCATTTTCTTGAATATGGGTGCAGCACAACTGTACTGTATATAAATACAGTATTATTAATGGTAATATGAAAACACGTTCTCCATTTTTAAATTATATAGCCGATTATATGTTGGTACGTCAGTATTCATTACGCACCGTAGATACTTACCTAAGATGGATTGCATCTTATATCCATTTTCATAATAAACGCCATCCCGCCTCAATGGGAGACATTATCGTATTCGCCTGAAAGCTTCTATGCACATTCAATATTTTTGCGACTGCACTCAATTCATTGTCATTTTTATACAAGCACATAATAAAAAACGAACTTTCATTAAATTTAAATTTTGCCCGTAGTAAAAAACAAGCAAAGCTCCCTGTCGTGATGACCCCAGAGGAAGTTAAAATGTTGATGGCTCATTTAAATAAGCGCTATTATTTAATTGCAGCCCTTATGTATGGAAGTGGTTTAAGAGTAATGGAAGCGGTGCAATTAAGGGTGAAAGATATTGATTTTGATTATAAATGTATTCAAGTATGGAATGGCAAAGGAAATAAACATCGTATTGTAACGCTCGCTACAGAGCTGATCTCTATGCTGAGAACTCAAATTTTAAACGTTGATGACTACCTAAAGCTTGATTTAAATAACACTAAATATGCCGGCGCGTGGATGCCATATGCCTTAACAAAAAAATATCCTTCAGCCGCAAAAACACTAGCATGGCAGTATTTATTTCCTTCTCATATGTTAAGTTCAGATCCTCAAAGTGGTGAAATAAGGCGACATCATTTTCATCACTCTTGTATTAGAAAAGAGGTTAAAAAAGCCGTCCAAAAATCAGGGTTAACAAAAATAATAACACCTCATACATTAAGGCACTCTTTTGCTACTCATCTACTGCAAAATGGCGCTGATATACGCACAGTACAAACACAACTAGGTCACAGCGACGTGCGTACCACACAAATATATACCCATGTACTACAACAAGGTGCTAATGGTGTTGTTAGCCCTTTTTCAAGATTATAAATATCTCAGTAACAAGGCAAAAATTTAGTTATATTGTTTGTCTATATGAGAAGTTTTTAACGCAGTTAATTAGAACGCTAAAATGTTCTACGCTTTAATTCAACGGGTATCCTACTCATGTTTTACAACAAAAATGCCAACGCCGTTATTAGTCCTTTTTCAAGATTATAAATCTCCTTATTTAAACAAAAAAGCACAGCCCACAACAGCCATGCTTTTTAAATCAACCTTAATCCCGCCTGTTTTACAAACGAATACCGCCGTCTATTTCAACCACGCGACCGGTAAAAAAATCGTTTTCGATTATGTATTGTGCAGTATGGGCAATTTCGTCGCTTTCGCCTAAGCGCCCTACGGGTGTTACTGCAAGCATACGCTGTTTCGCTTCGGGCTTCATGGCGTCGGTCATGGCGGTGCTTATAACACCTGGTGCAATAGCGCCTACACGTATACCAAATCGACCAAGTTCTTTAGCCCATGTGGTGGTAAGTGCCACCACGCCTGCTTTTGATGCTGCGTAGTTTGTTTGGCCTATGTTACCTGCTCGCGCTACGCTCGACATATTAACTATAACGCCGCCTTTGCCTGATTCAATCATGTGGCTTGCCGCTTCCCGCCCTGCTAAAAACACACCGGTCAGGTTTACATCAATCACTGATTGAAATTGCTCAAGAGACATTTTTTTAACGACTTTACCGTCTTTTGCCTTTATAAACATGCCGTCGCGTAAAATACCGGCGTTGTTTATAAGCACACCAATGTGGCCAAAATCGCTGTTAATAGTATTAAATACGTTTTCTACTTCGCTCTCATTTGTTACGTTTGCGGCATACCCTTTAATGCTGCCAGTGACACCCTCAAGTTGCGTTAACTGCTCGCATGCGGTGTTTAATAAGTCTTGTGCCATATCTATTAAAGCAATGTTTGCGCCCATAAGTGCAAACTTTTGCGCCATTGCAAAGCCTAAACCTTGTGCGCCACCGGTTATTACTACCGTGTTATTTTTAATTTCCACGCGTTGCTCCTACTTAGAAAACAGTTTAAAAATGGCACTAAAGTCATCACTACCCGCACCTTGGTGCTGTAGCATAGTGTATAAATTTTTAGCCATTGAACCCATTGGGGTTGATGAATTACTTTGCTGCGCGGCTTCCATGGCAAGGCCTAAATCTTTAGCCATTAAATCAACCATAAAGCCTGGTTTGTAATCGTTACTAGCCGGTGCGGTATCCATTACACCTGGGCAAGGATTGTAAAGCTCAAGCGTCCAGTTACGGCCCGAACTTGCGATCATAATGTCGCTAAGTACTTTAGGATCGAGGCCGTTGTTAATACCCATTTGCAGTGCTTCGCTGGTGCCTGCCATTAAAATGCTAAGTAGCATGTTATTACATATTTTTGCTACTTGTCCTGCGCCAATATCGCCTGCATGAAATATGTTTTTACCCATATCACTCAGCACTGTATGTGCTTTATCGAACGCGGCTTTTTCGCCGCCTACAATAAAAGTAAGTGTGCCTGCAGTTGCGCCTGCAACTCCGCCCGATACTGGTGCATCTACAAAGCTTATGCCTTGTTTACCAAGTGCGCTGCCTACAATACGTGCTGATTTTGCATCTATTGTTGAGCAATCAATTACTAATGTATTTTTGCTCAGCACGTTAATTAAACCGCTGTCGCCGTTATTACCCAAGTATAGGGATTTAACATGTTTGCCCGCAGGTAACATGCTAATAAGTACGTCAGCATTTGTTGCGCACTGCTTTGCATCAACTGCGGCTTTTGCGCCTTTGCTTGCAAGTTCATTTACGACCGACTGGTTTAAATCGAACACACTCACAGTATGTCCAGCTTTAATTAAGTTAGCCGCCATTGGGCCGCCCATATTGCCTAAGCCGATAAAACCGATATTGAGTTTAGTCATCGTCTTTCCTTTATTTGTGTATTGGCGTGTCTAAGCCATTGAGTGGTTGGTTTTCGCCAAAACGATTAACAAAAAAGCTGTCTATTATTGTTTGTGGTACATCACTTAATGTTTTGTATTGCCAATTAGGTGCGCCGTCTTTATCTATTAATAGCGCTCTTACACCTTCTTGAAATTCACCTACTTCGCCAGCGCGAACCGACATACCTAGCTCCATTTTAAAACACGCTAATAAGCTTTTGCCTTTACTTGTTTTTAATTGCTCACTAACGAGTGCACAACTTAGTGGGCATCCGTGTTTAAGTGATTTTTGAGCGCGCTGTAGCCACTTATCATCAGTGGTTAGCCCTAAAATATAATCAACTTGCTCCTGCAAGGTTGTAAATTCACCCAGCTTTTGAATCGTTTTTAAATTAGCTTTTATATTGCCTTTTGGCATACGCGCAGATTGGTTGTCTAAATCGGTTAATAACTTAGTTAAACGCTCATGATTTAAACTTGCGGTTTTGCCCCACTTTGCAGTTAAAATTTGCGTAAGCATGGAATCATATTTAGTGCTGTCGATAAAGTGATCGGCAAGTGATACAAAACGCGCGTCGTCGCAGTTAATTGATGCCGACGTTAACCCTAAAAATAGCCCCACGTTTTGTGGCATTTTATGTAAAAAGTAACTGCCGCCTACATCTGGGTATAAACCTATGGTTTGCTCTGGCATGGCAATGCGAGATGTTTCGGTTACAACGCGGTGGCTAGCACCGGCCATTAACCCTAAACCGCCGCCCATCACTATACCGTTACCCCAAACAAGGATTGGTTTATCAAAGGTATGAATAAGGTAATCAAGCTTGTACTCAAGCGTAAAAAACTCTTCAACTAAGCTTGTTGGTTTACCTTGCGCCATTGCATGATGAAGGCTTACAACATCGCCGCCTGCACAAAATGCTTTATCGCCTGCGCCTTTTAACAACACCATTGCAATAGCATCATCGTCTTGCCAAGCTCGCAATTGCGGCTCAAGTAATTTGATCATCTCAAAATTAAGTGCATTTAAGGCTTTTGGCGCATTGAGTGTAATAAGCCCAATTAAACTGCCGTTTTCTGCGGTTGCGGTTTCAAATACCACGGGCTCATCGGCGCTATTTAATAATGTTAAAGCACTCATTAGCCATTTACCCAGTTAGCGCGGCGTTTTTCTAAAAAGGCATTTACGCCCTCTTGTTGATCTTCGGTATCAAATAAACCAACAAATAACTCGCGCTCAAGAGGCAATACACTTGCCATTGGTTGATGGCGCCCTTTTTGAATCAATGTTTTACACGCTGCAACTGAGGTAGGGCTTTGATCGGCTACTTGGTTGGCCAGTTTTAATGCGGCCGCAAAGCTTTCACCCTGTGGTACTACTTCTTCTACTAAGCCAATTTGCAGAGCTTTATCAGCTTTTAGGCGCTCGCCGCATAAAATCATGCGTTTTGCCCAGCCTTCGCCAACTAGCCATGCTAAATTTTGTGTGCCACCCGCACACGGTAACAACCCTACTTTAGCTTCAGGGAGCGCCATTTGTGCTTGCTCTTCCGCTATACGTACGTCGCACGCAAGGGCAACTTCTAGCCCGCCACCCATTGCATAGCCGTTAATGGCTGCAACCGACACGCCTCTAAAATTAGTAAGCGCTTCAAACGCTTCACCAAATACACGCGACATATCGGCGGCTACGCCTTTATCGCCACCAGCAAATACGTTTAGGTCGGCACCTGCGCTAAAAAACTTCTCGCCTTCACCAGTCAGTACTAATGCATAAATATTTTTATTATTATTAAGCTCATTAACGGTATTTTTTAAATCAACTAGGGTGTCTTTTGTCCAGGTATTTGCTGGCGGGTTAGACATAGTTAAAATAGCAACATGACCTTCGGTTGTAAGTTCAATACTCGGATTAGATTTAGATTCTGACATACATTGCTCCTTATAAAACGTCGCTTGCAGACTCAGCCAAAATACGGCGCGCTATAATCACACGCATAATTTCGTTAGTGCCCTCTAAAATTTGATGAACGCGTACATCACGTACATGGCGCTCAAGCGGGTATTCTTTTATATAACCGTAACCACCATGAATTTGCAGTGCGTCGTTACACACAGTAAAGCCAACATCGGTAGCAAAACGTTTAGCCATGGCGCAGTAAGTGGTTTTTTCAACGTCGTTATTATCAAGTTTAAATGCAGCAAGCCTGACCATTTGGCGCGCAGCTACAAGCTCGGTGTTCATATCGGCAATTTTAAATTGCAATGCTTGAAACGCAGCCAATGGCTTACCAAATTGTGTGCGTTCTTTTAAATATTCGCGGGCGGTATTGAGTGCTGCCTGTGCTGTACCAATTGAACATGTTGCAATGTTTATCCTGCCGCCATCAAGACCTTGCATCGCAAATTTAAAGCCTTCGCCCTCAGCACCTAATAAGTTGTGCGCAGGAATGCGGACATCTTCAAAGCTAATTAGGCGTGTAGGTTGTGCGTTCCAACCCATTTTTTCCTCAGCTTTGCCGTATTCAACACCTTTTGCATCGGCAGGCACTACAAATGCAGAAATACCCGCTGCGCCTTCGCCGCCTGTACGTGCCATTACCACTAATACTTCGGTTTCGCCAGCGCCCGATATAAACATTTTTGAGCCGTTAATAACGTACTCATCGCCCTCAAGCACGGCTTTTGTTTTAAGTGACGCGGCATCTGAACCCGAGCCTGGCTCTGTTAAACAGTAGGAGGCAAGTAGCTCACCCATGACTAATTGCTCTACGTACTTGTCTTTAACTGCATCGGTACCAAAGCTTGCTACCATCCACGTGGCCATATTATGAATGGTTAACATGGCCGTAGTTGCTGTGCAGCCCATAGCAAGCTGTTCAAAAATGATACTCGAATCTAAACGTGATAAACCAAGGCCGCCGGCATCCTCTGGCGTGTATAAACCACAAAAGCCAAGCTCACCCGCTGCTTTAATCGTGTCTTTAGGGAAAATATGCTCGCGATCCCATTTTGCTGCATAGGGTGCAAGTTCCGACTCGGCAAATTGGCGTGCTGTTTGCGCAAAGGCTTGTTGATCTTCTGATAAGTTAAAGTCCATGTTAGACCTCTTTAATTGTGTAAGTTGTGTTGTTAGCGTTTCCCGTTACGGGAGTCGTTCGTGACGAGCGGCGAAGACTTATGTGTGTTGTGTGTGAAGTAGCCTTCGCGCCCATCTTTTTTATTATTAGTTATTCGTTTTAATCATGATTACTTTAAGTTAATGCTCATGTTTGGACCCGACGCAATATCGTCTTCAAACCAACGTGAGGTAATCGTTTTAGTTTCTGTGTAAAAACGAATACCTTGTTTACCGTAGGTGTGTGTATCGCCGTAAAACGAGCCTTTCCAACCAGTGAACGAAAAGAACGGCAGTGGCACCGGAATTGGCACATTAATACCGACTTGGCCTACTTCAATTTCGTGTTGGAATTTACGAGCCACTGCGCCGCTTGACGTAAATAACGAGGTACCATTACCGTAAGGACTGTCGTTAATAAGGGCGATTGCCTCATCAAGCGTGTCTACAAACATACACGCCAGTACGGGGCCAAATATTTCTTCTTTGTATAAATCCATCTCTTTGGTTACATCGGTAAATAACGTTGGGCCAACCCAGTTACCTTGCTCATACCCTTCAACCGTAAAGTCAGAACCATCAATTAAACAGGTAGCGCCTTGCTCTTTACCACCAGCAATGAGTGATAAAATACGTGCTTTTGCTGCTTTTGATGTTTGCGGCCCGTATGCCGCATTTGCATCATCCCACACGCCTGGGCGTACATTTTCAAAGCCTGCTTTAATTTCATCTACCCACTGACTTGCTTGGCCTACAAATACAGCAACCGAAATACCCATACAGCGCTGACCCGCAGCGCCGACTGATGCGCCTACTAGGTTGTTAACAACGTGCGATTTACTTGCATCAGGCATAATAACCATGTGGTTTTTAGCGCCAACACACGCTTGCACGCGTTTTAGGTTTTGTGTGCCTTTAGAATAAATATAAGCACCTACACCACACGAGCCAACAAACGAAATAGCACGTACGGCTTTATCTTCTAATAGGCGGTCTACTTGTGGTTTTGTACCGTGAACAACTTGTAATACGCCTTTTGGTGCGCCGGCTTCAATAAATAGCTCTGCTAAGCGCATCGGTGTAAGTGGATCTTGCTCAGACGGTTTTAAAATAAAGGTGTTACCACACACAATAGCCAGCGGGAACATCCAAAGGGGGATCATTGCAGGGAAGTTAAATGGTGTTACGCCCGCACATACACCAAGTGGCTGCATGTAAGAATACGTATCGATTTTGCGCGCTACGTTTTCCATTGTTTCACCCATCATTAATGATGGAGCATTCGCTGCTTGTTCTACTACTTCAATACCGCGCCACACATCGCCTTTTGCATCTTCAAATGTTTTACCCAATTCGTGGCAAATAATGGTAGCAAGCTCATCGTGGTGTTCTTTTAATAGCGCCGCGTACTTCATCATAATGCGAGCACGTTCAGTAATGGGTACGTCTTTCCATGCTTTAAACGTCTCAGAGGCTGAGGCAATTGCCGCGTCCATTTCTGACTCGGTGGTACATGGCACTTGTGCAAGTACTTCTTGAGTTGCAGGGTTTATCACATCGATAAGCTCTTTTGATACTGATTGAATAAATTCGCCGTCTATAAGTAGTGGAACTTGGTGCATGGTTAAATCCTATTGTGTCAGTGTGTTTGTTTTTATTTTAAAAAACGCAGCTTTATTATTGATTTTGGTGCTGCGTATTTTAGTGTTTAAATATTACTTAGTATGCCTCAACAGCCATTGCAACTGCTTCACCGCCACCAATACATAAAGAAGCAATGCCTTTTTTAAGGCCACGGTTTTTAAGGGCATGAATAAGTGTGACTAAAATGCGCGCGCCGCTTGCACCAATTGGGTGACCCAATGCACACGCGCCGCCATTGACGTTTACTTTGCTTGCATCAAGTTTTAACTCGTTAATAGCCAGCATAGTTACCATGGCAAATGCTTCGTTAATTTCCCAAAGGTCAACATCGTTTACAGCCCAACCTGCTTTTTCAAGCACGCTATTCATCGCCCCTACTGGCGCTACGGTAAACTCGCTTGGTTTTTGAGAATGCGTACTGTGCGCCACAATTTTACAAAGCGGTGTTAAGCCCTGCTCTTTTGCTTTTGATTCGCTCATTAATATAAGCGCTGCGCCACCGTCTGAAATTGACGATGAATTAGCCGCTGTAATGGTGCCGTCTTTTTTAAACGCTGCACGTAAGCTTGGTATTTTTTCAGGGCGGGCATTACCAGGTTGCTCATCAATCGATACTGTTACATCACCTTTGCGTGTTTGCATCGTATGCGGGGCAACTTCGTTATCAAAACTGCCGTTTTGTATTGCCGCTTTTGCTTTACTTAGTGAGCCTAACGCAAATGCATCCATTTGCTCACGACCAATGCCATATTCGTCGGCGGTGTCTTGTGCAAAACAACCCATTGCTTTGTTGTCGTAGGCGTCTTCAAGGCCATCGCTCATCATGTGATCTTTTATTTCACCGTGACCCATGCGCATTCCGCCACGCGCTTTTGGAATAAAGTACGGTGCGTTTGTCATGCTTTCCATGCCACCAGCAATAGCTGATTGTATAGAGCCCGCTTTAATTAAATCGTTTGCAAGCATGGCCGCTTTTAAACCAGAGCCACATACCTTGTTAATTGTTGTAGCACCTGTGCTAAGTGCAAGCCCTGCTTTTAACATTGCTTGGCGTGCAGGTGCTTGCCCAAGGCCTGCGGGTAATACACAGCCCATAATAACTTCGTCTATTGCATCATTAGCTAAACCAGTTTGTGCGAGTACACTTGCAATGGCGGTAGCGCCAAGCTCGGTAGACTGCGCATCACTTAACGCTCCCA
Coding sequences within:
- a CDS encoding thiolase family protein, with the translated sequence MTLESVVIVAAKRTPMGGFMGALSDAQSTELGATAIASVLAQTGLANDAIDEVIMGCVLPAGLGQAPARQAMLKAGLALSTGATTINKVCGSGLKAAMLANDLIKAGSIQSAIAGGMESMTNAPYFIPKARGGMRMGHGEIKDHMMSDGLEDAYDNKAMGCFAQDTADEYGIGREQMDAFALGSLSKAKAAIQNGSFDNEVAPHTMQTRKGDVTVSIDEQPGNARPEKIPSLRAAFKKDGTITAANSSSISDGGAALILMSESKAKEQGLTPLCKIVAHSTHSQKPSEFTVAPVGAMNSVLEKAGWAVNDVDLWEINEAFAMVTMLAINELKLDASKVNVNGGACALGHPIGASGARILVTLIHALKNRGLKKGIASLCIGGGEAVAMAVEAY
- a CDS encoding CoA-acylating methylmalonate-semialdehyde dehydrogenase; translation: MHQVPLLIDGEFIQSVSKELIDVINPATQEVLAQVPCTTESEMDAAIASASETFKAWKDVPITERARIMMKYAALLKEHHDELATIICHELGKTFEDAKGDVWRGIEVVEQAANAPSLMMGETMENVARKIDTYSYMQPLGVCAGVTPFNFPAMIPLWMFPLAIVCGNTFILKPSEQDPLTPMRLAELFIEAGAPKGVLQVVHGTKPQVDRLLEDKAVRAISFVGSCGVGAYIYSKGTQNLKRVQACVGAKNHMVIMPDASKSHVVNNLVGASVGAAGQRCMGISVAVFVGQASQWVDEIKAGFENVRPGVWDDANAAYGPQTSKAAKARILSLIAGGKEQGATCLIDGSDFTVEGYEQGNWVGPTLFTDVTKEMDLYKEEIFGPVLACMFVDTLDEAIALINDSPYGNGTSLFTSSGAVARKFQHEIEVGQVGINVPIPVPLPFFSFTGWKGSFYGDTHTYGKQGIRFYTETKTITSRWFEDDIASGPNMSINLK